One Molothrus ater isolate BHLD 08-10-18 breed brown headed cowbird chromosome 4, BPBGC_Mater_1.1, whole genome shotgun sequence genomic window carries:
- the PKD2 gene encoding polycystin-2 isoform X2, translating to MEESNTSREQYLKSILRELITYMVFLVVLCVLTYGTVSSSMYYYTRVMSQLFLETPVSKTEKTDFKTLSTMDDFWKFTEGPLLDGLYWEMWYNNKTMAENKSFIYYENLLLGVPRIRQLKVRNGSCSIPEDLKEEIKDCYDVYSVANEDTAPFGLRNGTAWTYTNEKDLNGSSHWGLIATYSGAGYYQDLSRTREVTALQIASLKENLWLDRGTRAAFIDFSVYNANINLFCVIRLLIEFPATGGLVTSWHFQPVRLIHYISTFDFFLAACEMSFCLFVLYYMVEEVLEIRIHRLRYFRSVWNCLDILIIVLSVVAIGINIYRTSAVDMLLKKLLEDQNSFPNFEPLAYWQMQFNNIAAVTVFFVWIKLFKFVNFNRTMSQLSTTMSRCVKDVIGFAIMFFIIFLAYAQLAYLVFGTQIDDFSTFQDCIFTQFRIILGDFNFTEVEEANRILGPVYFTTFVFFMFFILLNMFLAIINDTYSEVKSDMAQQKAEMELSDLIRKGYNKAMIKLKLKKTTVDDISESLRQGGGKLNFDELRQDLKGKGHTDAEIEAIFTKYDQDGDQELTEHEHQQMRDDLEKERDLDLDRSSLPRPLSSRSFPRSLDDSEEDEDEDSGHSSRRRGSSSSGVSYEEFQVLMRRVDRMEHSIGSIVSKIDAVIVKLEAMERAKLKRRDVLGRLLDGVTEDERLGRNSEIHREQMEQLVREELERWESDDTASQMSHRLGTPLGLNGQPRSRNSRPSSSQSDGVDAGAGNGGNNIHV from the exons ATGGAAGAGAGCAACACCAGCAGAGAGCAGTACTTGAAAAGTATTTTACGGGAGCTGATCACATACATGGTTTTCCTCGTGGTCCTTTGTGTCT TGACTTATGGGACAGTGAGTTCCAGTATGTACTATTATACAAGGGTTATGTCACAGCTCTTCCTGGAAACACCTGTGtcaaaaacagagaaaactgaTTTCAAAACTTTGTCCACAATGGATGACTTCTGGAAG TTCACAGAAGGCCCTTTGTTGGATGGTCTTTACTGGGAAATGTGGTACAACAACAAAACCAtggcagaaaacaaaagcttcaTTTATTATGAGAACCTGCTCCTAGGAGTGCCTCGCATTCGGCAGCTGAAAGTCAGAAATGGTTCGTGCTCCATACCTGAAGATTTAAAGGAGGAAATCAAAGACTGCTATGATGTCTATTCTGTAGCTAATGAAGATACTGCTCCTTTTGGACTCCGGAATGGAACTGC CTGGACATACACCAATGAGAAGGATTTGAatggcagcagccactggggcTTGATTGCCACATACAGCGGGGCTGGTTATTACCAAGACCTCTCGAGGACCAGAGAAGTGACAGCTCTGCAGATTGCAAGCCTGAAGGAGAACCTGTGGCTGGACAGAGGGACCAGAGCAGCCTTCATTGATTTCTCTGTGTACAATGCAAACATCAACCTGTTCTGCGTGATCAG gttGCTAATAGAATTTCCAGCCACTGGAGGCCTGGTTACATCTTGGCACTTTCAGCCTGTGAGGCTGATTCATTACATCTCcacttttgattttttcctggCAGCCTGTGAAATGTCCTTCTGTCTTTTTGTTCTGTATTATATGGTGGAAGAGGTCTTAGAAATTCGCATTCATAGACTGCGCTACTTCAGAAGTGTTTGGAATTGCCTTGATATCCTTATCATTGTG CTGTCTGTGGTAGCTATAGGAATTAACATCTATAGGACATCAGCTGTCGATATGCTCctgaagaagctgctggaagatCAGAACTCATTCCCCAATTTCGAACCCTTAGCATATTGGCAAATGCAGTTTAACAACATTGCTGCAGTCACTGTGTTTTTTGTCTGGATTAAG ctTTTCAAATTTGTTAACTTCAACAGAACGATGAGTCAGTTATCCACCACAATGTCTCGCTGTGTCAAGGATGTAATTGGCTTTGCCAttatgttttttattattttcttagcaTATGCTCAGTTGGCCTATCTTGTCTTTGGCACTCAAATTGATGACTTCAGCACTTTCCAAGATTGCAT atttaCTCAATTCCGCATAATTTTGGGAGACTTCAACTTCACAGAGGTTGAAGAAGCTAATCGAATTTTGGGACCTGTTTATTTCACTACATTTGTGTTCTTTATGTTCTTCATTCTTTTG AACATGTTTTTGGCCATTATCAATGATACCTACTCTGAAGTCAAATCAGATATGGCACAGCAGAAGGCAGAAATGGAATTGTCTGACCTTATCAGGAAG GGCTACAACAAAGCCATGATCAAACTTAAATTGAAGAAAACTACTGTTGATGACATTTCAGAAAGTCTGAGACAAGGTGGAGGAAAACTCAATTTTGATGAACTCCGGCAGGATCTCAAAGG GAAGGGGCACACGGATGCAGAGATTGAAGCAATATTTACCAAATATGATCAGGATGGGGACCAGGAATTGACAGAGCATGAACATCAGCAGATGAGAGATGACCTGGAGAAAGAGAGG GATCTGGACCTGGATAGGAGCTCTCTACCACGTCCTCTGAGCAGCCGCAGCTTCCCCCGGAGCTTGGATGACtctgaggaggatgaggatgaagacagtggacacagctccaggaggaggGGCAGCAGTTCTAGTGGGGTTTCCTATGAAGAGTTCCAAGT ACTCATGAGGCGGGTGGATCGCATGGAGCATTCCATTGGCAGTATCGTCTCCAAGATCGATGCTGTTATTGTGAAGCTGGAAGCCATGGAGAGGGCCAAGCTAAAAAGGAGAGATGTGTTGGGAAGGCTGTTAGATGGAGTGACAGAG GATGAAAGGCTGGGCCGGAACAGTGAAATCCACAGGGAACAAATGGAGCAGCTGGTGCGAGAGGAGCTGGAGCGCTGGGAGTCGGACGACACGGCGTCTCAAATGAGCCATCGGCTGGGAACGCCGCTGGGACTGAACGGCCAGCCTCGCTCCAGGAACTCGCGGCCGTCTTCTTCCCAGTCAGATGGTGTtgatgcaggagcaggaaatggGGGGAACAACATCCATGTGTAG